DNA sequence from the Camelus dromedarius isolate mCamDro1 chromosome 24, mCamDro1.pat, whole genome shotgun sequence genome:
GGGAACAGGACTAGTATAAGTGGAACTAAGGAGTTAGGAGAAATTTGAAAGCACTTTAAATCACTTAACTACAAAAGGACCAAAAAAAGGCTGGAGTAGGGGAAGGAAAAGCAGCATGGCGCTATATCTTAAGAACACACATGAAGCTactggagaaggagaaaaggaagataaCAGAATAGGAGAAGGAAAGTTAGGAGTAAAGCCttaggaaggcaggaagggattCACAGATTCAGCGTCTGCTCACCTCATGCCAGGCAGATCCTGTGTGTACCCAAGATAACTCAACCCCAGTTCAGGTCTGCAAAGAACTCAATCTAGGACATAGAGGAAACAAAGTAGTTGACAATTATTAAATTATCACAGCAAGGTGAAACACTAATTTTAGAGAACTCCTCTTACTATTgctattctttcagttttgaagcAATCTGAGTTCATGTGGCATCTTATACCATTTATCACATCCTGCCTTGCACACCTTATTTTGCCCTGTTAAGTTGTGAACCGATTGGTGGTAAGCATTATACATGAATTGGGCCCTAGGGATTGAAAGTGAATAGGATAAGGCCATAGAGGGTCAATCTTTGAGGAAACCAAAAATGCTAACAAGTAATTCAATAGATGCTACATGGAGAGATGAGCAAGTGCTATTATATATATTACCCTTGAGATTAAAGAGAATTGGCAATATAAAAAATCCTCTGGGACACAAAAgtattttcacttatttcattAGCCTTAAtggtaaaagtttaaaatgttctgttttcttccatcACTCACATTCCTCATAATCTTTTCACTGTAGTTGCTTTCTGTAATGTCACCGTGACCTAACTTCTCAACAAATGGCCTTTTAGAAGTTCGTCAGTACTTGATGGTATTAACACATCCTCATATCTCCATTCCTAAGCAccctcttggttttcttttacaTCCTCAACTATTTCTCTCTTTTGCAGGCGCTCTTTCCTCCTGTCCCCTAATTGAGGGTTTCTCCACAGCCCTATTCTTCCTCTATACTTCTTTTTACAATCtcatttatttccagttttaacCATCACTTCCATGACTTCCCACATTTCCTTCTTTGGTTCAGGAACTTTCTCCTCCACGTTCCAGATCCACACAAATGTACCCCTGGAATTTCACactcaaaatactgaaaaagaatctcatattttctctttccaaatcTATTGCTCCTCCTGCTCTCCCAAGTTCTATTAACAAAACCACTCATTTGCCCAGTTATTCAGAATTTTGGAGTAATCTGAATTTCCCTCCTTGTTTATCCAATCTTTGTTCAAGTCTTATACAGCATGCTGTAAGATATgaagacagtggaaactgcagagtTGAAACCAGGATCTACAGACTGAATGGGGTGAGTGGCAGTGTATGAAGTTAAGGAGGTAATAAGAGAGAGAGCAGATGAAGAATGCCTAACATGTTGAggatgaccatataatttatttttcaaactgggACACTTTTTTCCAGGACAAATGCAGAACCAGATATAGGATACCAGACAACAGATGCACACTTGGATATATATAAGGTAAATTAAGGAATCTGTACCTCATCCTAATGACAATGATAATGCAATGAAGGTGGTTAAGCTTGATCGTTTGATAGGATCACATTTGTACTTTACAAAAATGACTCCCATTGAAAGGCAGAGAATGGACTATAAGATGCAAAACTAGAGGTAGGAAGACAACTTAGGAGGCTCCTGCAATAgtccagggaaaaaaaataatgatagctTGCATCACAAGTTAGAAGGGATAAAAAAGACTGGATAAATGCAAGAGatatttaaaaggaataaataagaCTTTGTTATTGACTACATTTGggggataaggagaaaataattaAGGATGACTCCCATATTCTAGCTTGGATAACTAGGCAGTTAGTTGGTGGTGTGAACAATGAGACCGAAATCGTATGATGAGCAGGTTTGAGGGACTGATAATGAGTTCACGGTGGAATTTATTTTGGGTGTGAGGTCCAAACAGGATTTCTACATCAACACAGTCGATGGGTCTGAAGATGAGAGGTCTACAAATTTCTATGACCTACTTTTGGataacaaatgaccccaaatttagtggattaaaataaaatttattatctcacagtttttgtgggtgggtcaggaatctggaaGCAGAACAGCTAGATTGTTCTGACTGAGGATCTCTCAAAAGTCTGCAGTCATTTCAATCATCGACTGGGGGGATGATCCACTTTCAAGCTCACCTGCTAGCAGGTTGCCTGAGTCGTCTCAGGACATGGTAACTGGCTTCACTCAGAGCAAgtaattttaacaaagaaaagagagagggagagacagaggggaaAAGAACACTCAAGGTCGAAACTACagtctttttataacctaatctttAAAGTGACACCCCATCACTTGTGCTCTATTCTGTTTGCTAGAAGTCACttaagtccagcccacactcaaggggaatGAACCTTTATCACTTAAGTTTCAAAGAATTTGTGAGTATATGACCTTACTTTAACCACTACAATACCACAGCCAGATTAACCTCCCTAAAACATAATCCATCACTACCTCTTCTTCCCTACCATCAGTTCAAAAACCTTGTAACTGTACGATTTCTCCAAAGTATAAATCCTCAGCTTGATAATAAATCCTTAACCTACCACTCTAGCCTCATCTCCCATTTCTCCCCTCTGCACATTTCTTCTCCAGCCACTTAGTACTTCTAAACTTCATCACCATCCTCTGTCACCTGAATTCATGCTGTTCCCCTGGCCTGAAAGTCTGATTCTCAAACCTGAATTCAGGCGACACAACATCTGACAGGCCTAAGACTCTTTTCAGAATACTAGGAAACACTGATACATGAAGTCTAATGTAGCAGTTCATAACACTGTGCTAGAACGAATTCCATCACATAGTAGACAAGTGGAGTAGGTCCTAAAGACTTAAGAACACGCCTACAAGTTCTTGGTTAAAGTTAAAGTCAGTATTAGAGACCAGCAGCAAAACGCCCGTTCCTCCAGCTTTGGCAATATGGAAGGAGCATTTCTTTGAGAACAACTGACGCTCAAGCCTCCAATTTCCACTCCATCTCTCAGAATCTGCCCTAGCTAGCTGCAAAAACGACCATTCTGAATATCCATCAAAAAGCTCCTAAATAAACTGTTAATCTACATGATGAAAAGCAAAACGGCCATTAAAAAAGAGGCAGAGCATAAATAAAGCACTGACTTGGACAACCTCCAAGATACATTATGAGGAAAGGACAACACAGAGAACAACGGGTATACTAGGGGACTACctgtgttaaagaaaaagaaaagaaaaaaaattaaattgaaaccCAACccttcataaagagaaaaaagtctaAGTATTTCCTTAACATGTCTAGAACATCCCTGGaaggttccaggagaaacaggTAACAGTGGTCACCTCTCAGGCCatagggaaggagggagacttTCTTGTTTCCCAGCCTACATGCTTATAAGTATATGCTCTTACCTCCCGCCTCAGTGAGCTCTGAAGCTCAGGAGACTGGCTCCAGCTCATCGTTCGGGCCTCCACATCGCTTAACTACGCGTCTGGTGTTTCCCGTGCACGAGTCCACGGAATTGTCACCAGCCTCGTTGGGGAGGAGTCTGTGGCTGGGCAGCTCAAGGTCACCCGGCAGGTGGGTGGTGGGGCCAGGACTCCCCGCGTTCCCCACGCCGCTTGCCCCGAGTCTGGGTCCAGGGGGAGCGGGTGGTCCCACTAGGTGGGCGGACAGGCCTCCTCTCACGCCCCCGGGCGCTCGCTGGATTTCTTCCGTGGGGGCAAGGTGGCGCCAGGCTGCTCCCAGAGTCTTACGGAAACTGGgagcagaagggaaggagaagcGTCCTTTCCGGCAAGAGGTTCAGACCTCTGGCAGAGCGACTACTCAATTTGCTCGCGCCCGCCAAATCCTTACGCCGCGACGCCCCAGGGCTTGACCCCGCGCTCCCGGATGTGACGCAAGGGCCTGGTCCCCGCCCCCCGGCTTCCGGCTACGAGCCCAGGTTCGCGCGTGCGCAAGGGGAGCCAGCTCCCGGGATCCGCACGCGCATCTGCACGAGGTGAAGAAGAAATGGAGGACTCGGCCTCGGCCCAGGTTCCACCGTCCGCCTCCACCGCAACTTCAGCCTCGACTCCTGCGACTCCGGCCGCACTGGAGCAGCTGGACGAAGAGCAGGTGTGTGGCCCCTAGGGAAGAGTTCGGAAGCCGGGTGGCCGTGGCCTTGTGAGTTGCGGGGTGCCGAGTGCGGGCTCCGCGCCTGAGTAGACGCCTCCGGAGCTTTGGGAGGGTCATTGGTTCGCGGTGCCCTCCGCTCGTCCGCTCCTTTATACGCGTGGGTAGGTGCCCgcttcccccagccctgcaccctgGCTCTGTTGAGTTGGATTGCAGGTATAATTTGGGTTCTAAGGTGAGATCCACCTGGCTCTGCTTCCCTGCCGTTTGACTTTTGACCAGTCGCTTGATTTTACAAGGCTCAGTTATTTCGTGTTTAAATGCGCTCTACTGCCTTCTACTCTGCTCTCCAGGGTCAGAGGAGGTGATGCACGTAAAGCGCGGTGACCAGGGGCCTGGAACCTAATAAGCGCGCAGGAAATGCTAGATACAGATGTACTGCGCTTTTACGAGGATTACTGCCTTCAACGTCGAGCGCAGGGGAATCGTGTTACCATCTGGCTCAATGTCTTACGTAGAAGAGGCTCTTTTCTGTAGACGATGCTATTAGCCGATACTGAGGTGTCTACATTCCTCTGAGTACAAATTGCAGGATCCTGATGGATATGGTTGTGGAGGTTACCTTCTAAAATAGAATTTGAGCAGGGGTAAATTATGGGAATTCGGTTGAGATTTATCTTACTTGAGTATCTCCACTTTGCAGGTTAGAAAGGCAGTAGAGGCTCTCTTGGCACATTCCAGATCAAGGAAAAACCCGAATGGATTGCTtttgaatgagaatgaaaatttctttttaatggtgaTATTATGGAAGATTCCAAGTAAAGAACTGCGGGTCAAATTGTAAGTTCGGGTTTTCTGTCTTTGCTGGTTTTATCTGCATTCTGCGGTACTTTTAACAGTTGGCAACTTAGTTTCTAGTGGAAACTTTGCAGATTCAAAGTATCTGAGTTGAAATAATTGTACCTAAAAAAGTCCCATAGGAATTCAGACGTGCTTAAATTTTCCAGAACTTTTCACCAGTGTTCTGGATATATGGTGGTTGGTTTAACCTGAGCAGTTATGTTGAATTGGAAAACCTGGTTTTTGAGAGGACAGAGTTTAGAATAAAGTAAACAGCTTTTGTATTTTCATAGATTATGTTATCTTTCCACGTCAGGCCAGTTCCAAGCTAAAATTCCTGAGGTTCTGAACTCACTCTTTTATACagagactgttaaaaaaaaaaacttggcagCAAACTCCTTGTAGAAAAGAAACCCATGGTGGTTACACATTCTTACTGCTAGGACTCTTTATGTCAGAGATGCCCgacttaacaataaaaatacaagcaATTTTTTAGGGTAAGTAGGTCCCATGTAATATTTGGGAcataattatactaaaaaaaaaaaaagattcagatttaactgggtgtcTTGTATTCTGTCTGGCAACCCTGCCTCTCTGGAATTCTCATTTCTTGGGTGTCAGAAGAGCAGCTCCGCTATAGAAAGCAATGTGTGGGatagcttctttcttttcttttccccgtAGGAAAAAGGGGTGGGAGTGTGGGTTAAGAATGTTTACAAATTGGAAAGACCCTTTTGATCTTCAGATTCTCTCTTAACTCACCTTCACAAACTGCCGCAGCCCAATTGCcttagtttttgctttatgtatctgGTGTGTCTTCTTGATTGCACACCTCTGCCCAGGCACTTTTCCCTTCTGTAAAGCCCTCTGAGCTTCTCCAGGATATTTTCCCAGCTGCTCACTTCTTGGTGAGCCAGCTCCGCAGCACCTCCATCTCCTTTGCCAAGTCATACTTCTGTGGCTTGCTCTCTTCCTAAACCGAGGAGATGTTTCCTCGGAACATGTAGGCCTAGAATGTGGGCgaatccttttttcctctttgagacTCAACTTGATGCATGTTTGCTGGTCCCTGTTGGTTTTCTCCGTTCTCTGTTTCATCTAGTAAGAGTTAAGTTGTTTATGGAGCCCAGGGGTGTTTTGCAGAGTAAAGTTCTGAAGAAACATTATGGTACATGTGCATATATAGCaacatataaaataagaatgtgCACTGTTTTGAGTGTCTTTGATTGTATCTCAACTCTGATTGTATCCcaaatattaattgattttttggCTTGTAGATATTTGTGGTGATTTAGTGTTTGAATCTTAATTCTCTCCTGTGTACTACTAAAAACCGGATATATTTATAAACGTTCTCAGTAGcatatttacttaaaaagcatGAATGAAGCTTATTGAAACAACAGTGAATTTATTGTGTCCTACGGAATATAAACATATGTTATCAGTTATAATGCtttattcctcatttttttctcgTGTATTTTGCAGGTCCTTGCCTCATTGTATTCGATCAGATTTAGCAGATATCTGTTTATTTACCAAAGACGAACCGAATTTAACTCCTGAACAGACAGAACGTTTTTATAAGAAGCTTTTGAACAAGCATAAGATTAAAACCATTTCTCAGGTAGGGAGCAGGTTAATATTTTCAAGGCAATTCAAAGATTAGTTTCAACTGAAGTGACAAGTAATACATTCTTATATCACCTGGTACATATTTCTCTTTTAAGAGTTTGATTTcaaactttctctttttcatttaattctcattggCTTTAGGTAGGGCAGTTCCCTCTTCCCTGTGACGGATGAGCTGTTGAGGTTTATTTTCCTAAAAGCTCAGTGTCTACATCAGTAACTTCTATACCTTAAAAGATTTTCCAGAAGGTTGCTCTGTTATGTGCTCCTCTCTACTTCCAGGGCGTCCCAGGTTTGCCTCTGACTTGGCACTTCTCGCGCTTTTTGTAGCTTTTGGTCCAGTTTCTCTCAGGGAGGGTCCCGACTCCCTTGCCCCTGTGCCCCCAGCATTCAGCCTTGAGCCCATGCTGCTTCAGACACCCACGTGTTCACACAACTGTGGCTCCGGCGCATTTTGAAATCTGGATACAAATTGTCCCAGTGTTTCTTGTTATTGTTTGGGTTCTTAACTTACGTTTtcacactttttttcctttctttttttttttttttaaattatagttggtttacaatattgttggtttcaagtgtacagcatagtgattcagggtttttgtttattttggagattctattctattataggttattacaagatactgggtatagttccctgtgctgtcatCCTTAtcacttatctattttatatgtaggaGTTTGTTgatcccacactcctaatttgtccctccccccaccccctggtaaccagaagttttctacatctgtgagtctgttgctgttttgtgtACAGATTCATGTTTCTACATTTTCTTACGTTTTCCAGATTATACCCCTCCgaactttaaaaaaggaatataaagctTATGAAGCCAAGCAGCGCCTCTTGAGTAGTTTCAACTTCTTCCTTGCCGATGCTAGAATCAGACGGCTCTTACCCTCACACCTTGGGAAGCATTTCTACAATAGAAAGAAGTGAGTTTCCCAGCAATGACAGGACTTGAGTAGCATGAAAtttgtaggtgtgtgtgtgctgcCCTAAATGCCTGTGTGTCGTTCTAGAGTTCCAGTGCCTGTAAACCTTCTGGCCAAGAATTTATCCAAAGAGATCAATGACTGTGTCGGGGGAACCGTTTTAAACATCTCTAAAAGTGGTTCTTGCAGGTAAGTAGAAGGCATTCACGTGTGCCTTTGTTTAATCTTACATTTAATAATgattttacaaactttttttgtATAAGATAGTGTTAATGAAACCAGATCATTCTGTTAAAACGAAAATTCTTTCTTTAGGAGTATTCAGTTCTCGAGAACAGTACTGCATCCTAGAACTTTCCACAGTAATGGAGATGGTCTATAGCTGTGCAAACTCACAAGAAAATtggccacatgtggctgctgCAGCCAAGGAACTGAATTTCAAACTTTACTTGATCTTAacttattttcagtttaaaaatgcaCGTGTGGCTAGTGCTAATGTTGACTCTGTTAGACAGGGCACCTCTAGACTCAGGAAAGCAGGAGAATAAGACTGATGCTTAGAGAACATTTGTGGTACTGGGCGTTCGTGTTGACTGGCACCACATTATCCTTTAAAGTAAAGGTCCACTTCAGTCTTGCTTTAACTTCTTGTTTAATGAATTCCGTGTCCCTCCTGTTCCATCAGCCTGTCTAGTGTCTGTGTTATCGCATtgatcttctcttttctctggacGCTGAGCTGGGTGGActccccacacccagccccaGATACCAACCAAGACGTTTTAGGGCAGTGAGTGCGTTCCAGCTTCCAGGTGGATAGTGTggctcagcctttttttttaaatttatttattaggcTGAGAAGCAGGTTAAGTTTGAGtttgtggggaggaagggagtttTAAGCATATTCAAAAGCATTTCATTAAACACTTAATCTGATGACTGGAGGGGGGTGGTCTGTGGTGTAGGGATGGGCACCTGCCAGTAGGGCAGGGCTGTAGGGTGCAACCCTTCCTCCCAGAGAGACCCCAGGAGCCCATGTCTACCCAGTGGTCACATATATCATAAAACAGGGCCACCAAAATGTCTTGACTCTGCTCACCAGAGAGGCCAGTCCTCAGCAGTGTCTCCAGGTAGGCCGGAGCAGGATATGGCGAGGCAAGACTGGTGGACTCTGGTGTTGCCTTCTGCCAACAGGTAGGGACCCCCCGGATTGGTTGTAATTAAGCAGCTGAGAAGAGTTGATGGTCAGGCCTGGACCCAAGCCCCTCTCCTCCTTTGATTATAAGCTGACATTAAAGTGGTGGCTCTGGAAGGTCAGAGGTCTGGTTCATGGGATCAGTGAACAGCTGGGAAAGGGGGCAGCATCATGAAGGCAGGTGAAGGAGTAGCTGTCTTTTGCCCCAGGGGTTCTTCCAAGCCAAAACCCACAGCTTAAGAAAAATTCTGGACAACTAATAAGAATACAAAGTCTAAACCATTCCTTCATCTCTTTTCCCATCTTTCCCCAACAGTagttttctgtcttcctccccaCAACACCCAATTCTTGCCATCCTTCCATCTGGGAAGCCCGGGGTGTACTTGCAGGTTGGTGGCAGGGGGCACACAGAGTGAGCAGAGCCCCTTTGGCTAGAGGCAGGTGGAAGCACCAGCCCGTGTCCTCCTCGTTCTGCAGACACCTCACCAACAGCCAGCCTGCCTGTCAGCTCCCAtggcaggaaggatggggactggcAGGGACCAGCAGACCCAGTAGCTGAGCAGTGGCACTTCTGGGCTTCCCTGTTGGCTTGTGTCTGCACTGTGCCTCAGCTGAAGGGATGGTCTTGCTTTTGGCCAGAAGACGCTGCATACTATCATATTTGTCTTAGAGATGGCAGCTGCTTCCGGGCAGTGGACCTTTACAGTCCTCGTGGGGGGAGTTCTGTTTCAGAACAGCCACTCCTGGGGGTAATTGTGCTCAGGCTGACTCAGTGACCTGTGTTTTCTAGGATGAAGGTAGAGCTCCCTTTGGCCCTGCCGCTGACCCTCCCACCCTCACATGGTTAGGCGCCAACTCCTCAGTCACCTCTTAATGGTAGGACATATGTCAGGAGGACAGCATTTTTAGAACATAAAAGATGATCATCTTCCTTTCAAATCGAGAAcctaaagattttaatttttctaccttgaaatgttttcaggattgtgtgtgtatttctcaCATACTTgcctttgctttattttgaaaaacaaaaaattttattaaatctttatGTCTAATGCTTTATTAAATTTCAGTACCATACGCATCGGTCACACTGGAATGCAGGTTCAGCACATCGTCGAAAATGTCGTTGCTGTCACAAaaaggctttcacagaaactgCCGGAGGTACAGTCTAGCAGATGCTTTAACCAGTTGTTTGTTTAAAAGGAACAAAGCATGTGCAGCTGATGTCACTCTTCTTGTTTCAGAAGTGGGAGAGCGTGAAGCTCTTGTACGTGAAGACCGAGAGATCGGTGTCCCTGCCTGTCTTCTCTTCGTTTGTCAGCAGCCGGGGTGAAGCCAAGGGACTGCGCACACCGagtcagaagaagaaagtaagtaCAAATCCAGACCCTGGACAGGCTTAATTGGGTGTAAACACGGCTGGACAAGAGAGAACGGAAGGACTGATGGGGCTCAGAAGGGACCTGTGTGGTGGTGAGGGGagctgagaggaagaggaaaaccaGAATCTAGTCTATTAAGTCCTTGCTTACTTATAGGCAGATTTTAAGATTGTATGAGGCTGACAGATACCCCTTGGTTTTGCTGGGTAGGTTTTCTGTTCTCCTGGTTCTACTGCAGAAGGAGccacaggagagaaaatgaaattgtttGCTCTCAGTTGGACCAGTCTCCTAGTTTATTCAGTCTTTCTCCAGCCACATACTTGTGTCCAATGAGTTTTTAGAcacgatctttttatttttttacttttgtaatttccatgttttgttctttttcaagttgGCTGTACTGTACCTTTTTTGGTTTCCTGTTATCTATGAATATTCTTCCAGTTTGTCTTCATTCTTGTAACGTGTTAAGTGTCGTTGTTCTGTTGTCTGATAATTGACATAATAGGTGATGCAGCTGCTTGTCTCTCCCTGCTGGTGCCTTATGTGCTTGGTTATCTTGGACTTTGTGGTGGTCATTCCATTTGGGAAGTTATTTGTAGGCTAATCTGATGGGAGGGATGAAGATCTTTCTTTCCCCAGAGGGTTTACACTTATGACGGCCACACACCTTGGGGCACTCACCGAAAGCACATTCAAGGCTTGAGGTTCCCAATGACAAAAACCCACCCATCATGATAAATCCTCACAGCTCAGCCTCCTGTTTCTCTCTACCCTGAGGGTCTGACTCATTGGGGTCCCAGCTTATTGTGAAGGGAGTTTTCTCTTAGAATCCCTGCCTGGTGTGGACGCTGGGGTTTGATTTCTTTCCgcacccctgccctcctgctcccACTCTTACACAACTCTTGAAAGTTAGGCATAGGCAAATACTCTCAGGGCAAAAATTGCTTATAGTGTAATCAGCTTGTCagtgcttttatgaaaaaaaatttaatattttgccCCACTTTTTTACTCATTTTCATTGGGAGGAGAATCCGGAATAACAAGACTGCTATAAGTGGAAGCAGGAAGTCTGAATTTTTTGCCATGTGTCGGCAGATTCAGTTGAGGGCTTTGTGAAGATGTTGGAATTGCTGGTTAGGATGGAATTTGGACGCCACTGTAGATGTTATTAAACAGTACTGTGTGGTGAGGGTGATGGGCCTCTAGCTATGTAAACGTGTTACTGTTTTAACTCTTAATCACAAACTGAGGTAGGAATAAAAAAaagcaggttttttgtttttgttttttgcgaCAGTTTCATGGGGATGTCCAGTCACCCATCTCTGTCGGTGTGGTTCCCCCAACAGATGCCAAAATTTGCGAGGCCCTTGTATAAAGGGGCGTAGTGTTTGCACGTTAGCTGTGCATATCCTCCACGTCTTTTAAACCACCTTTAGATTACTTATAAGacctaatacagtgtaaatgctatgtaaagaGTTGCCAGAgtacagcaaattcaagttttactttttggaactttttgggttctttttttcctgaatattttttgATTTGAGGctggttgaatctgtagatgtGGGACCTGCACACGCGGAAGACCAGCTGATTCACATCACGTATTACGTAGTCTGGATGACTTGTGACTGGCCTGTAAATGGGGTTGACTCCACAAAACCTGTGACTGCATACTTCAGATACCCAGATTCTCAGTATAATTTACCCCATAAAATGCATCTTTGGCTGTGACTCCAAGACGCTGGAGTTGGGGTTCAGGTGCTGGTGGTGGGGTTCGTTTACTGGGGTCTTGTACAGGTCAAGGCCCTTTCAGGGAGCTTATGAATAACCTGACTGCAAGTGCTAAGTCTGTGCCATTTATTTACCAACAAAAAGTTTCCCCTACTAAAATTATGCTTAATTTTTTGGGTAGGATGCGAAGAAAGGCCGAAAGAggatagaatattttaaaaaacaacgggagaagaaaggaaaacaaaaacttatgAAACAGGCTGGGAAGGCTGCATCAGCCCCAACTACAGATGAAGTGGCCCCCAAAACTGGTGGTGCTCCAGCACAGGACCCGGGACCCCAGAAGGTGGCCAGTGGAGTAAGAGCCCAGCCCAAACCACAAGATGAATCTGAAGAGGAAATCCCGCTCCTGGTACCAGCGAGGGAAACTCCAGCTGCAGGAAACGTGGAGGTATTTTCATTAATGGTTTTTATTCATCATGGACAGGTTCCGGGCCCCCGTGTGTCAGGCAGGCACCACTGAGTACAGGCAGCGCTTCGCAGCTGGGGGTCGTCATTTGTAGAAGTCTCTTTCAAGTGAGACCTGTTCCACCAACGATTGTGAAGAGATAGATGAAAAATACTAGGGTTAACCCCAAGAACCCCTGAGCTAGTTACCCCGACTGACTTTACCCTCCTCTGAGGTATGGGAGTGGGCTATAGTCAGCACGGCCTCTTGTGTACCTTAGAATCAAGGGAGACTCGGCtggataaataattttaagaaacattGCCTGCCTATGGTTTTGAAAAGCAGGTTCAGTCTCTGAAGGTGAGTCACCACATACTTCATCTCAGAAAACTTGCCAGAGGAAACTTGGATACTGGATCCTTCATCTGAAACCTTTCAAATACCCTGCCTTGCATGGTTCCTAACAGAAATCTGACTTAATGGGTTTCAGGGGAGATGATGTAAaggaactgagtttttattgtGGGGTTCTCTGATACTGCTTTTATTCATACTTATAGTATCCATCCAGCTATTGGAGGGGACCTCTGGAAAATAAGGGAAGAAATGGTCCCTAGAAGACTAGAGGGCTTCCCCTACCATCCATGAACAAGACCCGTGTAAGGGGCTCATGGCACATCTTATGGCACAGCCCGTACCTAAATCATCAGCCATATCATCTAGAGTGCTTGGAAAATCCAGAATTCCCAGCCTTGAGCACAGTCCCATCAAAGGACCTGTGACTCACATCCTGGGAAATGGATTTTTCTAACAGTTACCATTGGTTTTTACACACTTTGTTTGGGAACCAACCCCCTGCCCTAACCCATGTGCAAGGAGTTTACAGCTGAAGGTGAAGAATAGTCA
Encoded proteins:
- the RSL1D1 gene encoding ribosomal L1 domain-containing protein 1 isoform X1, with amino-acid sequence MEDSASAQVPPSASTATSASTPATPAALEQLDEEQVRKAVEALLAHSRSRKNPNGLLLNENENFFLMVILWKIPSKELRVKLSLPHCIRSDLADICLFTKDEPNLTPEQTERFYKKLLNKHKIKTISQIIPLRTLKKEYKAYEAKQRLLSSFNFFLADARIRRLLPSHLGKHFYNRKKVPVPVNLLAKNLSKEINDCVGGTVLNISKSGSCSTIRIGHTGMQVQHIVENVVAVTKRLSQKLPEKWESVKLLYVKTERSVSLPVFSSFVSSRGEAKGLRTPSQKKKDAKKGRKRIEYFKKQREKKGKQKLMKQAGKAASAPTTDEVAPKTGGAPAQDPGPQKVASGVRAQPKPQDESEEEIPLLVPARETPAAGNVEIQKHATGKKSPKKSPGPNTPRGKKRKASPALETPTAVEPKTPGKGTGKKAKIKEEVEKERNSSLGKKDPRQSPKKPEAKFFTTASKSAKKAPQTPKQWPKKSKVPQLT
- the RSL1D1 gene encoding ribosomal L1 domain-containing protein 1 isoform X2; the encoded protein is MLLADTEVRKAVEALLAHSRSRKNPNGLLLNENENFFLMVILWKIPSKELRVKLSLPHCIRSDLADICLFTKDEPNLTPEQTERFYKKLLNKHKIKTISQIIPLRTLKKEYKAYEAKQRLLSSFNFFLADARIRRLLPSHLGKHFYNRKKVPVPVNLLAKNLSKEINDCVGGTVLNISKSGSCSTIRIGHTGMQVQHIVENVVAVTKRLSQKLPEKWESVKLLYVKTERSVSLPVFSSFVSSRGEAKGLRTPSQKKKDAKKGRKRIEYFKKQREKKGKQKLMKQAGKAASAPTTDEVAPKTGGAPAQDPGPQKVASGVRAQPKPQDESEEEIPLLVPARETPAAGNVEIQKHATGKKSPKKSPGPNTPRGKKRKASPALETPTAVEPKTPGKGTGKKAKIKEEVEKERNSSLGKKDPRQSPKKPEAKFFTTASKSAKKAPQTPKQWPKKSKVPQLT